A genomic region of Nitrospira lenta contains the following coding sequences:
- a CDS encoding cytochrome P450, translated as MKMLIETAIVFIPIAPFVNLYRYSGFLRRLSLFPRLFGILSFGIIAYLTLSVLLTWYLPRYSAFVMIMAAPLVLYLFYWRARPTFGSSRGLPPGSLQLAPSGPWIDYLYYQKAADKYGPIFKMNNFVQPMICLTGIQLGNKFLKDHEESTTTPPMPFNSYIPGGFMRYMAPAVHMEYRSKMKGLFADSAFLEKRAASVERIIRTRCITMAENSKALHPVPHLQQMAFSIFVELFLGLTAQDPEFEHLQNLYKQIDYRHALFSSRRTTENALCEIEQLFLTYGLARDTFFRSFLGDAGHNCSTHAQDKTLLRNFIYLLQTSWIDVSDLFVWIFKLLSDNPQWMNTLRKDLQSQDEGTIQSAHKLANGIVLETLRLEQSEYLMRKALHDIQFEGFVIPKGWLVRIGIRESHRDKEIFDDPNAFNPDRFCTSPYGSKQYSPFGIQQKSCVGKGLTLWIAQRFVLELARGFTWEVVQDGPRELGYFHWRPSSKLRVHMTRYSQV; from the coding sequence ATGAAAATGCTCATTGAGACCGCCATTGTTTTCATTCCCATCGCCCCATTTGTAAACTTATATCGCTACTCTGGCTTTCTTCGTCGACTCAGCCTGTTTCCTCGTCTGTTCGGGATTCTCAGCTTCGGCATCATCGCCTACCTGACGTTGTCTGTCCTGCTCACCTGGTATCTTCCCCGATATTCCGCCTTTGTGATGATCATGGCTGCCCCACTGGTGTTGTACCTCTTTTACTGGCGAGCCAGGCCAACGTTCGGTTCTAGCAGAGGCCTCCCTCCCGGTTCTCTCCAATTAGCGCCTTCAGGACCATGGATTGATTATTTGTATTATCAGAAAGCGGCAGACAAATATGGTCCTATCTTCAAAATGAATAACTTTGTCCAACCAATGATCTGCCTGACCGGCATTCAATTGGGCAATAAGTTTTTGAAAGATCATGAAGAATCCACGACTACGCCGCCCATGCCCTTCAACAGTTATATTCCAGGCGGGTTCATGCGTTACATGGCGCCCGCCGTACATATGGAATACCGGAGTAAAATGAAAGGCCTTTTTGCGGATTCTGCCTTTCTTGAGAAAAGAGCCGCATCGGTCGAAAGGATTATCAGAACAAGGTGCATCACGATGGCGGAGAATTCCAAAGCCCTCCATCCCGTTCCCCATTTGCAACAGATGGCCTTCTCCATTTTTGTCGAACTGTTTCTGGGGCTGACCGCTCAGGATCCGGAATTCGAACATCTGCAAAATTTGTACAAACAGATTGATTATCGCCACGCTCTCTTCTCCTCAAGAAGAACAACGGAAAATGCTCTGTGTGAAATTGAGCAATTATTTCTCACCTACGGACTTGCCAGGGACACCTTTTTCAGGAGTTTTCTGGGGGATGCCGGCCACAATTGTTCGACCCATGCACAGGACAAAACGTTACTGCGGAATTTTATCTATCTGCTGCAAACGTCATGGATAGATGTCTCGGATCTTTTCGTCTGGATTTTCAAACTGCTCAGTGACAACCCGCAATGGATGAACACCCTTCGGAAGGATCTTCAGTCACAAGATGAAGGCACAATCCAATCTGCCCATAAGTTGGCAAATGGTATTGTGCTTGAGACGTTGCGACTGGAGCAAAGCGAATATCTCATGCGCAAGGCACTTCATGACATTCAGTTCGAAGGTTTTGTGATTCCCAAAGGCTGGTTGGTACGGATCGGCATTCGTGAGAGCCACCGCGACAAGGAAATCTTTGACGATCCCAATGCATTCAACCCTGATCGCTTTTGCACATCGCCTTACGGATCCAAGCAGTATTCTCCTTTTGGTATTCAACAGAAATCATGCGTGGGCAAAGGATTGACCTTATGGATCGCCCAGAGATTTGTTCTGGAGTTAGCCCGCGGTTTCACGTGGGAGGTAGTTCAGGATGGCCCCAGGGAATTAGGCTATTTTCATTGGCGACCCAGTTCTAAGCTTCGTGTACACATGACCCGATATTCACAGGTGTGA
- a CDS encoding glycosyltransferase family 4 protein, whose protein sequence is MTKKLKICLCTTFYPPYNADADGWYVQRLANGLARRGHEVTVLHNPDAYEALAGEHITAQYEDHPAITIKKITSPLRLLSLLAIHQTGRPYGQKAALQECFKEPFDVIHYYNVSLLGGPQIFSYGKSRIKIGGLNDHWLVCPMHLLWKYTGAVCEKPQCFTCSLHYGRPPQLWRHTSLMEDMTRHIDMFLGPSLFTIHKHLERGFKKRMVHLPPLYTIPEKTPAVENPLPLDRPFFFCVGRLESYKGFQDVIPMFRNFPDHGLVICGQGSYSTHLQSLAEGMLNVHFTGPLSQDRIQQLYENAVATIVPSRCYQTFCHVTAESFSAGTPVIAYRQSAVEEIISEHGGGILYTKSEELHDAITTMITDDRTKHHLKTEASRAYRQEYSEEVYVQRYLSVVGELLSQKHRYGEIRDYDAATRTFADRKIFGI, encoded by the coding sequence ATGACCAAAAAACTCAAAATTTGTCTCTGCACAACCTTTTATCCTCCTTACAATGCCGATGCAGACGGTTGGTATGTCCAACGCCTCGCCAACGGGCTGGCCAGGCGCGGCCATGAGGTCACGGTCTTACACAATCCGGATGCGTATGAAGCGTTGGCAGGGGAACACATCACTGCACAGTATGAAGATCATCCCGCTATCACCATCAAAAAAATCACTTCGCCTTTGCGACTCCTGAGTTTATTGGCCATTCATCAAACCGGAAGGCCGTATGGGCAAAAAGCCGCGCTCCAAGAATGCTTCAAGGAACCTTTTGATGTCATTCATTACTACAATGTTTCCCTGTTGGGCGGGCCGCAAATTTTCAGCTACGGTAAAAGCCGAATTAAAATCGGGGGGCTGAATGATCATTGGTTGGTCTGTCCCATGCATTTACTTTGGAAGTATACTGGGGCAGTATGTGAGAAACCTCAATGCTTTACCTGCAGCCTGCATTATGGGAGACCGCCTCAACTGTGGCGTCACACCAGTCTCATGGAAGACATGACCAGGCATATTGATATGTTCCTTGGACCAAGCCTTTTTACTATCCACAAACACCTGGAGCGGGGATTTAAGAAGCGCATGGTTCACCTGCCGCCCTTGTATACCATCCCGGAAAAGACCCCGGCGGTCGAGAATCCTCTACCCCTGGATCGCCCATTTTTTTTCTGCGTGGGACGACTGGAATCCTACAAAGGGTTTCAGGATGTCATCCCCATGTTCCGCAACTTTCCGGATCATGGCCTCGTCATTTGCGGCCAGGGCAGTTACAGCACACATCTGCAATCTCTGGCCGAAGGCATGTTGAATGTGCATTTTACCGGCCCACTATCTCAGGACCGGATACAACAGTTATATGAAAACGCCGTGGCAACCATTGTTCCTTCACGCTGCTATCAGACCTTCTGTCATGTCACGGCGGAGTCCTTTTCCGCCGGAACCCCCGTCATTGCGTATAGGCAAAGCGCCGTTGAAGAAATCATTTCCGAACATGGCGGCGGGATCTTGTACACGAAGTCGGAGGAACTTCACGACGCCATCACCACGATGATTACTGATGACCGGACAAAACACCATTTGAAGACAGAAGCCTCTCGGGCTTACAGACAGGAGTATTCAGAAGAAGTCTATGTGCAACGTTACTTATCGGTCGTGGGAGAACTCTTGTCACAGAAACATCGGTACGGAGAAATACGTGACTATGATGCAGCCACCAGGACCTTTGCTGACCGAAAGATATTCGGCATATAG
- the xdhC gene encoding xanthine dehydrogenase accessory protein XdhC has protein sequence MLACSTACYGSFRTPVIDWIPILQTLLGRQVACVLVLLVQAKGSTPRDVGARMIVTQSKSFGSIGGGTLEYRVIEEARRLLKSGSDQKPVRHLRTWHLGADAGQCCGGECTLLLETVPPLNHAWLDQLQHYQDSAPCVMVTSLNASALSAYDGKLIITEYLAGDVIKESLADDQEIIAPLVRTLLASPGKAAYSLQLVYRKPGDTPPAYLLERYGPDMFRLVLFGAGHVGKAIIRVMSGLPCHITWIDGRPDMFPATVPHNVTTIVSDTHDRIIADAQPGTFFLVMTHSHPLDLDLCEHILRRGDFAYLGLIGSKTKRERFTKRLIQKGLGQGVVRRLTCPIGIRDIPDKDPGVIAVAVAAQILQQRNTIAPVTDTAVTLATLVKV, from the coding sequence ATGCTTGCTTGTTCAACAGCCTGCTATGGGAGTTTCCGTACGCCTGTGATTGACTGGATCCCTATTCTTCAAACACTACTCGGCCGACAGGTGGCCTGTGTTCTAGTGTTGCTCGTACAGGCTAAAGGGTCAACGCCTCGTGACGTGGGCGCGAGGATGATCGTCACCCAGTCCAAGTCTTTTGGTTCAATCGGAGGCGGCACCCTTGAATATCGCGTGATTGAAGAAGCCCGCCGGCTATTGAAAAGCGGCAGCGACCAGAAGCCTGTGCGCCATCTTCGGACCTGGCATTTGGGTGCGGATGCTGGTCAATGTTGCGGAGGGGAATGTACGTTACTACTGGAGACAGTCCCTCCACTCAACCATGCATGGCTTGATCAATTGCAACACTATCAGGACAGCGCCCCTTGTGTCATGGTGACCTCTCTCAACGCGAGTGCATTGTCAGCCTATGACGGCAAACTGATCATTACAGAATATTTAGCCGGAGATGTTATTAAAGAAAGTCTGGCAGACGATCAGGAAATAATTGCCCCACTTGTCCGCACGCTTCTGGCCTCGCCAGGTAAAGCCGCCTATTCCCTACAGCTCGTTTACCGCAAGCCTGGCGACACACCCCCTGCCTACTTATTGGAGCGGTATGGCCCCGACATGTTCCGCCTGGTGTTGTTTGGTGCCGGTCATGTAGGAAAAGCCATCATCAGAGTCATGAGTGGATTGCCCTGTCACATCACCTGGATAGATGGACGCCCCGATATGTTTCCCGCCACAGTCCCGCATAATGTGACAACAATTGTGTCGGACACACATGACCGGATCATTGCTGACGCCCAACCAGGAACCTTCTTTCTGGTCATGACCCACAGCCACCCGCTCGATCTGGACCTCTGCGAGCATATCTTGAGGCGTGGAGATTTTGCGTATCTGGGACTGATCGGCTCAAAAACCAAACGGGAGCGTTTTACTAAACGGCTTATCCAAAAGGGACTGGGGCAGGGGGTGGTCAGGCGTCTCACCTGTCCAATCGGTATTCGGGACATTCCTGATAAAGATCCCGGTGTCATCGCTGTTGCCGTGGCGGCACAGATTCTCCAACAACGGAATACCATAGCACCTGTGACGGACACGGCCGTCACGTTGGCGACCTTAGTAAAGGTTTGA